A stretch of DNA from Pontiella agarivorans:
CCCGGACGGGCGGGTGGCCTACTCGGTCGGGGAAGATATTGATCCATTAAGCAAGCCCATGTTAAGCGAGTATTTGGCCTCAAAGCAGCTTGCTGGCCGGATACTTTCTCAGCCGTCTACGCAGCTGGAATACAGCCGGAATGGACGGAATCTACTGTTGAATGCCCGCTATCTGCCGGAACTGGGCTGGTACCTGCTGGTGGAGGAGGATGTCGATATGAGCACGGCGCATCTGAAGGGAATTCTGGCGGCGAATCTCTCGGTCTGTATTGTTCTGACTGCATTGGTGTTGGCTGTGGTATATCTGGCGGGACAGCAGTATCAGCGTAGGCTTCTCGGTCAGCATGAGCAGGTGTTGCTGATGGCTGATGAGCTGGAAGGCCGCAACGATGAGCTCGAACGGCTGCATCATGAAAAGGATGAGTTTATGAAAATCGTCGTTCACGATCTGAAAACGCCGTTGAGCGGCATGATCGGAATGGCCCGGCTCATTCACGATGAATCCGATCTCACGATAGTGTACGACCTGGCTAAACGCTGTGAGGAGGCGGGGGAGGATATGATTGCACTGATCCAGAATCTGTTGAATCTCAAGTCGCTGGAATCCCCCGTACTCCCGCCCGTCGAACCGCTGGACCTTAATGATGTGCTGGATGCGGTATGGGCCGATTGCGAGACGCATGCGCAGTCGAAAGCTATTCGCATGAATAAAGACACAGGCTTTGGTTCCATCATGATCCACGCCAGTGCACCCTGGGCTCAGTCCATTCTTGAGAATCTGGTTTCAAATGCGATTAAATTCAGCCCCGAAGGTTCGGTCGTAACCGTTCGGGTCGTCTCTTCGAAGTCTTTGGTGCGAATCTGGGTGGAAGATCAGGGGCCGGGGATTCTTCCGGAGGAACTGGGCCGGCTTTTTCAGCAGTTTTCCCGTCTCAGCAGCCGGCCAACCGGCGGGGAGCGGTCCAGCGGTCTCGGACTGTATGTCGTTAAGACCATGGCGGATAAGCTGGGGGGACGAGTGGGTGTTGAGAGCGAGCCGGGCTCCGGCAGCCGGTTTTGGGTTGAATTTCCTCTGGGGTGACCTGCTCGAAGGTTGACGTGTGGGCAAAAGAAAACCCCGGTGGGTTAAGCCGGGGCGGAGTAATAAAGGGCGAAGTGGGTTAATCTACCGCCCGGTAAAACTGTTGGGTTCATAATGTAATACGTGGGCTGTCCCGGGAGCGTTACTCAAAAGGTGTGTTTTTTTTATTTTTGTGAGGAGTTTTGCCGGGGCAGGTAAGACGGACAGTCTTCGGATACAGAAAAAGGCCGCCCTAGGGCGACCTTTTCTGCATCAAATAGGCTGTGCTTATTTGATTTTTCCTTCAGCGCGGCGTTTTTCAACCACTTCGTTCGCGATGTTGATCGGAACAGCTTCGTAGTGTTCAAAGGTCATGGAGAACGACGCACGTCCCTGGGTGAGGGAGCGGATGGTGTTCGAGTAACCGAACATTTCGCTCAGCGGAACGAATCCTTTGACGATCTTCATGCCGCCACGCTCATCCATAGACTCAATGCGTCCGCGACGCTGAGCGATGGTGGAGTTGCAGGGGCCCATGAATTCTTCCGGCGTGGTGATCTCGATGGCCATGATCGGCTCGAGCAGCTGCGGGTTGCCTTTCATGAACAGTTCTTTAAAGCCCTGGCGACCGGCGATCTGGAACGCGAAGTCGGAGGAGTCCACGTCATGGTAGGAACCATCAGTCAGCGTGACTTTCATATCCACAACCGGATAACCGGCAAACGGACCGGCTTCCAGAGCCTGAATAACACCTTTTTCAACGGACGGAATGAATTCGGAAGGAATGCGTCCGCCGACGACTTTGTTTTCGAACTCGAAACCATCGCCCGGTTTGCCCGGCTCGACCGACATAACAACGTGGCCGTATTGACCGCGGCCACCGGACTGCTTGGAGTGTTTGTAGGAACCTTCCGCCGGTGAGGTTGCTGTTTCACGGTAGGCCACTTCCGGACGGCCTACTTCAGCCACAACGCCGAATTCACGTTTCAGACGGTCAACGATGATTTCGAGGTGAAGCTCACCCATGCCGGCAATAATTGTTTCGCTGGTTTCATGGTCGAAGGCGACTGTGAATGTCGGGTCTTCGTCGGCCAGACGATGCAGGGCTTCGCCCAGTTTTTCGTTGTCGGCGTTGGATTCCGGTTTAATGGAGATCGAGATCACCGGTGCCGGGAAATCCATGGATTCGAGGAAGATCTCGTTGTCTTTTTCGCAGAGTGTATCCCCGGTCTTGGTTTCCGCAAGGCCTGCAACGGCTACGATGTCACCGGCCACGGCTACGTCGAGCGCTTCCTGACGGTTGGAGTGCATGCGGAGCAGACGGCCAATACGCTGTTTCTTCT
This window harbors:
- the fusA gene encoding elongation factor G, translating into MARTVPLSKVRNIGIMAHIDAGKTTVSERILYYTGRSHKIGEVHDGAATMDWMEQEQERGITITSAATTCMWKDHMISIIDTPGHVDFTMEVERALRVLDGAIALYCAVGGVQPQSETVWHQSERYEVPKIAFVNKMDRIGADFYAVVDGIQNMLGANAVPVVIPIGASDDFKGVIDLITMKALIFNDDAKGAEWDEIDIPDDLLENAKEWRNNLVEKCAEMDEELLEKYFEEGDLSEDEIWGILRKATCARQVVPVYCGSAFKNKGVQQVLDGVIKILPAPNEIPPIICTKNPDNQRKVDDNEVFSALAFKIMSDKHMGKLTYLRIYSGTMTAGTSIWNSSQQKKQRIGRLLRMHSNRQEALDVAVAGDIVAVAGLAETKTGDTLCEKDNEIFLESMDFPAPVISISIKPESNADNEKLGEALHRLADEDPTFTVAFDHETSETIIAGMGELHLEIIVDRLKREFGVVAEVGRPEVAYRETATSPAEGSYKHSKQSGGRGQYGHVVMSVEPGKPGDGFEFENKVVGGRIPSEFIPSVEKGVIQALEAGPFAGYPVVDMKVTLTDGSYHDVDSSDFAFQIAGRQGFKELFMKGNPQLLEPIMAIEITTPEEFMGPCNSTIAQRRGRIESMDERGGMKIVKGFVPLSEMFGYSNTIRSLTQGRASFSMTFEHYEAVPINIANEVVEKRRAEGKIK
- a CDS encoding sensor histidine kinase, yielding MSEKTGLMNKTRLALMLGLVLLAGFMTMSIAGYYVSKANIREAVRNHELPLASDNIHSEIQRILLPPLNISETMANSVFLRDWVLDGEQDVERIIDYLSRIQSKQGMTSAFLVSEKTRNYYSHKGLRNQIDPEGEDVWYARCRDARTDFEINADIDMHVSNRLTLFINYKVYDYDGNFIGVAGVAERIESIEALIQHFKSRYRKTIYFANPDGRVAYSVGEDIDPLSKPMLSEYLASKQLAGRILSQPSTQLEYSRNGRNLLLNARYLPELGWYLLVEEDVDMSTAHLKGILAANLSVCIVLTALVLAVVYLAGQQYQRRLLGQHEQVLLMADELEGRNDELERLHHEKDEFMKIVVHDLKTPLSGMIGMARLIHDESDLTIVYDLAKRCEEAGEDMIALIQNLLNLKSLESPVLPPVEPLDLNDVLDAVWADCETHAQSKAIRMNKDTGFGSIMIHASAPWAQSILENLVSNAIKFSPEGSVVTVRVVSSKSLVRIWVEDQGPGILPEELGRLFQQFSRLSSRPTGGERSSGLGLYVVKTMADKLGGRVGVESEPGSGSRFWVEFPLG